One Nitrospirota bacterium genomic region harbors:
- a CDS encoding heme NO-binding domain-containing protein: protein MHGIIFLELQKYVTAMLGNDAWNQLMNKAGIKQKIYLCSDAYPDQEIIALVSAFSKGTGESATALLEDFGKFIVPALFKMYRVLIKPEWKTLDVIEHAEGTIHKVVRIRNAGAHPPALKCTRLSPGEVVINYNSPRKLCALAKGIAQGIAAYFNERISINEKTCMLKNADSCSISIKLEKH from the coding sequence ATGCACGGGATTATTTTTCTGGAACTGCAAAAATATGTTACTGCTATGCTCGGCAATGACGCATGGAATCAGTTGATGAATAAAGCAGGAATTAAACAGAAAATATATCTGTGCAGTGATGCATATCCCGATCAGGAGATAATTGCGCTTGTTAGTGCTTTTTCAAAGGGCACCGGTGAATCAGCAACTGCCCTGCTTGAAGATTTCGGCAAATTTATCGTGCCGGCGCTTTTTAAGATGTACAGGGTTTTAATCAAGCCTGAATGGAAGACCCTTGATGTAATAGAGCATGCTGAGGGAACTATTCACAAGGTGGTGCGCATTAGAAATGCCGGTGCGCATCCCCCTGCGCTTAAATGCACCCGCCTGAGTCCCGGAGAGGTTGTTATAAACTACAACTCGCCCCGTAAGCTGTGCGCGTTGGCAAAGGGTATCGCGCAAGGGATCGCCGCTTACTTTAATGAACGGATTAGTATTAATGAAAAGACCTGCATGCTTAAAAATGCTGACAGCTGCAGTATATCTATAAAACTGGAAAAACACTGA
- the yrfG gene encoding GMP/IMP nucleotidase, protein MPKTIPLKNIKYVLLDMDGTLLDLYFDDYFWGHLVPEKYAEKHNMTFGAAKDLLYKTYKSHEKTLNWCDIDFWSRELHLDIPALKEQIRHLIEVHPHVIDFLKMLRKHRKKIFLVTNAHYKTVNIKFKKTQIGKYFDSVLCSFDAGYPKEDIEFWHKAQKILKFDKEKTLFIDDTEDVLITAKAYGIKYLLLKATANSMAEPKKSQEFSVIHDFRELM, encoded by the coding sequence ATGCCCAAGACCATCCCTTTAAAAAACATTAAATATGTCCTGCTTGACATGGACGGCACCTTGCTGGACCTTTATTTTGATGATTATTTCTGGGGTCATCTCGTGCCGGAAAAATATGCTGAAAAGCACAACATGACCTTTGGCGCGGCAAAGGACCTGCTTTACAAGACTTACAAATCGCATGAAAAGACGCTGAACTGGTGCGACATAGATTTCTGGTCCAGGGAGCTTCACCTTGACATCCCTGCGTTAAAGGAGCAGATAAGGCACCTTATTGAGGTGCACCCTCATGTTATAGATTTTTTAAAGATGTTAAGAAAACACAGGAAAAAAATATTCCTTGTGACAAATGCCCATTATAAAACCGTCAATATAAAATTTAAAAAAACACAGATAGGCAAATACTTTGATTCTGTGCTCTGCTCCTTTGATGCAGGCTATCCGAAAGAGGATATTGAGTTCTGGCATAAGGCGCAGAAGATTTTAAAATTTGATAAAGAAAAAACGCTTTTTATTGATGACACAGAGGATGTCCTGATAACCGCAAAAGCATACGGTATTAAATATCTGCTTTTAAAGGCCACGGCAAATTCAATGGCAGAGCCGAAAAAATCGCAGGAATTTTCAGTAATACACGATTTCAGGGAATTGATGTAA